A portion of the Pleuronectes platessa chromosome 15, fPlePla1.1, whole genome shotgun sequence genome contains these proteins:
- the LOC128456964 gene encoding beta-galactosidase-1-like protein 2, giving the protein MKMKACGINTLTTYVPWSLHQPERGAFNFKTQLDLVAYISLAAELELWVILRPGPYISSELDLGGLPSWLLQDDSMRLRTTYPGFTQAVNTFFDKLIPKVVPLQFKKGGPIIAVQVENEYGSFAKDESYMLFVKEALQSRGISELLLTSDNRNALISGGVIGAIRSVKLQKLSQRDIQDLNAIQPNSPSIVMDYWTGWYDVWGDLHHVLPPEDMVSTIREILRRGMSVNLYMFHGGSSFGFMSGALTNPSYKALVTSYDYDAPLSEAGEYTPKYHLLRDLLHRFNIESFPDLPTLHYREAYEPAIMYQHLSLWDALSFTEGPFKSLRPVNMESLPVNNGNGQSFGYTLYETTITSGGFLKSGDNVRDRALVFVDRNYIGLFKRQSVDLAVPDGKERRTLSLLVENCGRVHQGRDLDKQHKGLLGDILLNNIPLQNFTIYSLDMKPSFIDSLYNAPWKSLPENPGFPGFFMGRMFAYGYPSDTFVKLPGWEKGVVFINGLNLGRYWSIGPQQALYLPSPFLNGGINQVIVFEEQEGDFKVQFEDTPDLGMEADIQ; this is encoded by the exons ATGAAAATGAAGGCCTGTGGCATCAACACACTTACTAC GTATGTGCCATGGAGTCTGCACCAGCCAGAGAGAGGAGCCTTCAACTTCAAAACGCAGCTGGATTTGGT AGCCTACATCAGTCTTGCTGCTGAATTGGAATTGTGGGTAATTTTACGTCCAGGGCCGTACATATCTTCTGAGCTGGATCTCGGAGGACTACCGAG CTGGCTGCTCCAAGACGACAGCATGAGACTGAGGACGACTTACCCAGGCTTCACTCAGGCTGTCAACACTTTCTTTGACAAACTTATACCAAAAGTGGTTCCACTGCAG TTTAAGAAAGGTGGTCCCATTATTGCAGTGCAGGTGGAAAATGAGTATGGATCCTTTGCAAAGGATGAAAGTTACATGCTTTTTGTCAAAGAG gcttTACAGTCCAGAGGGATCAGCGAGCTCCTACTTACATCAGACAACCGCAATGCATTAATATCGGGGGGTGTTATTGGag CCATCAGATCAGTGAAGCTGCAGAAGCTAAGTCAAAGAGACATCCAGGATCTGAATGCTATCCAG CCCAACAGCCCTAGCATCGTCATGGACTATTGGACTGGCTGGTATGACGTGTGGGGTGACCTCCACCATGTGCTTCCTCCTGAGG ATATGGTGTCCACCATCAGGGAAATCCTGAGACGAGGCATGTCTGTCAACCTCTACATGTTCCATGGAGGCTCCAGCTTTGGCTTCATGAGCGGAGCACTCACTAATCCGTCCTACAAAGCACTGGTCACCAGCTATG ATTATGATGCTCCCTTGTCTGAAGCTGGGGAGTACACTCCAAAGTACCATCTCCTTAGGGATCTACTTCACCGCTTCAACA TTGAGAGTTTCCCTGACCTGCCAACCCTGCATTACAGAGAGGCTTATGAACCAGCTATCATGTACCAGCACCTGTCATTATGGGATGCTCTGAGCTTCACTGAGGGA CCATTTAAGTCACTCAGGCCAGTAAACATGGAGAGTCTTCCTGTGAACAACGGGAATGGCCAGTCGTTTGGGTACACACTGTATGAGACCACCATCACCAGCGGAGGATTCTTGAAGTCTGGAGACAATGTCCGAGACAGAGCCTTG GTGTTTGTTGACAGAAACTACATTGGCCTTTTCAAGCGCCAGAGTGTGGATCTGGCGGTTCCTGATGGTAAG GAGCGGCGAACCTTGAGTTTACTGGTGGAGAACTGTGGACGAGTTCACCAGGGAAGGGACCTTGACAAACAACATAAAG GCCTTCTGGGAGACATTTTATTAAACAATATTCCCTTGCAGAATTTTACAATATACAGTCTGGATATGAAACCCAGCTTTATTGATAG TCTTTATAATGCACCATGGAAATCTCTTCCTGAGAATCCCGGCTTCCCTGGATTTTTCATGGGGAGGATGTTTGCGTACGGATATCCCAGTGACACGTTTGTGAAGCTGCCA GGCTGGGAGAAAGGGGTTGTGTTTATCAATGGGCTGAATCTGGGCCGATACTGGTCCATCGGACCCCAGCAGGCTCTCTACCTCCCCAGTCCCTTTCTCAACGGTGGAATCAACCAG GTCATTGTGTTTGAGGAGCAAGAGGGAGACTTCAAGGTCCAATTTGAGGACACACCTGATCTTGGCATGGAAGCAGACATCCAGTGA
- the b3gat1b gene encoding galactosylgalactosylxylosylprotein 3-beta-glucuronosyltransferase 1: protein MPKRRDIVAIVLIVLPWTLLITVWHQSNMTPLLASRNDDRRDGRSNSRNTFAVKESCSLQNRDIVEVVRTEYVYSRPPPWSDFLPTIHVITPTYSRPVQKAELTRLANTLLHVPNLHWILVEDSQRRTPLVSSLLVETGLNYTHINVETPRNYKVRGDTRDPRIPRGTIQRNLALRWLRETFSRNNSMSGIVYFADDDNTYSLELFDEMRTTRKVSVWPVAFVGGLRYESPKVNTLGKVYGWKTVFDPHRPFAIDMAGFAVNLRLILSKPQAYFKLRGVKGGYQESSLLKELVTLGDLEPKAANCTKVLVWHTRTEKPVLVNEGKKGFTDSNVEI from the exons ATGCCGAAGAGACGAGACATTGTCGCCATTGTGTTGATTGTGTTGCCTTGGACTCTGCTCATTACTGTTTGGCACCAGAGCAACATGACTCCTCTGCTCGCCTCCCGAAACG ATGACAGACGAGACGGTCGCTCCAACTCCAGGAATACTTTTGCTGTCAAGGAGTCCTGCTCCCTGCAGAACCGGGACATCGTGGAGGTGGTGCGCACCGAGTACGTCTACAGTCGTCCTCCCCCCTGGTCCGACTTCCTGCCCACGATCCACGTCATCACTCCCACTTACAGCCGGCCGGTGCAGAAGGCCGAGCTGACACGCTTGGCCAACACCTTGCTCCACGTGCCCAACCTGCACTGGATCCTGGTGGAGGACTCTCAGCGGAGGACCCCTCTGGTCAGCAGTCTCCTCGTGGAGACCGGACTGAACTACACCCACATCAACGTGGAGACGCCCAGGAACTACAAGGTACGTGGGGACACGAGGGACCCCCGAATACCACGTGGCACCATACAGAGGAACCTGGCCCTGAGGTGGCTCCGGGAGACCTTCAGCAGAAATAACAGCATGTCTGGGATCGTGTACTTTGCAGACGATGACAACACATACAGTCTGGAGCTGTTTGATGAG ATGCGTACCACCCGTAAGGTGTCGGTGTGGCCCGTGGCTTTCGTGGGCGGCCTTCGGTACGAGTCCCCTAAAGTGAACACTTTGGGCAAGGTTTACGGCTGGAAGACTGTATTCGACCCTCACCGGCCCTTCGCCATCGACATGGCCGGGTTCGCAGTGAACCTGCGCCTCATTCTGTCCAAACCTCAGGCTTATTTCAAGTTACGCGGGGTGAAGGGAGGATACCAGGAGAGCAGTTTATTAAAGGAGCTGGTGACTCTCGGCGACTTGGAGCCTAAAGCTGCCAACTGCACTAAA GTATTAGTATGGCACACGCGGACAGAGAAGCCTGTGCTGGTAAATGAGGGCAAGAAAGGATTTACAGACTCTAACGTGGAGATATGA